The Mercurialis annua linkage group LG2, ddMerAnnu1.2, whole genome shotgun sequence genome contains a region encoding:
- the LOC126670703 gene encoding putative F-box/LRR-repeat protein 8, giving the protein MGQASSSSCSTPCSQHCITHHPHEMCNQSQAHDLTSSLPDECLASIFDKLSCHDKNSSSLVCKRWKYIDSISRQRLVLLSPSEMSHSLPGLLTRFTSLSILSLKCSRKLLSIDDFSFSRIPIFLPSLSKLKLKGCTDISDDGLRAFSLNHPVSLSKISFASCGFGAAGLNSLLTNCPSLVHLTLKRLRKLDAHNTPLFDEKNRTQLNIVRLCIKDLHNARIFTPLLSASAQSLKTLIVCRSSGNWDKVFQSLQEKTSSSASISEIQIENVQMGDAGLIAISALCPQLQVLQLSRTTDCTDDGLSAIAASCKSLRKLHIDAWSRFGGRTISNDGVLAIGSHCLGLQELVLMGVPVSSLSLTLLASNCRVLERLALCNSDSVGDSEMGIIAAKFIALKKLCIKNCPITESGIEAIGSGCPNLVKLKVKRCRAISEASVRKLRVQRSSVVVSVDRGSMVLLGERMLVPQDEEITRIRAANTGRAAAAAATDVICSSRSAFFLKSRFENALQLGRRRRPS; this is encoded by the coding sequence ATGGGACAAGCCTCTTCATCTTCTTGTTCAACTCCATGCTCTCAACATTGCATCACCCATCATCCTCATGAGATGTGCAACCAATCACAAGCTCACGATCTAACTTCATCTCTTCCCGACGAATGCTTAGCTTCCATATTCGACAAACTGAGCTGCCACGACAAGAACTCATCTTCTTTAGTCTGTAAAAGATGGAAATACATCGACTCCATTTCCAGACAGCGTCTGGTTCTTCTTTCACCTTCAGAAATGTCTCATTCATTGCCTGGTTTACTCACTCGTTTCACTTCTCTCTCTATACTCTCCCTCAAATGCTCCCGCAAACTCCTCAGTATTGACGATTTTTCATTCTCTCGTATCCCTATTTTTCTTCCTTCACTGTCTAAGCTCAAACTCAAAGGCTGCACCGACATTTCTGACGATGGGTTACGTGCTTTTTCTTTGAATCATCCggtttctctctctaaaatatCTTTTGCTTCGTGTGGGTTCGGTGCTGCCGGTCTTAATTCTCTTCTAACTAACTGTCCTTCTCTGGTTCATCTCACTCTCAAGCGTCTTCGGAAGCTGGATGCTCATAACACCCCACTCTTTGATGAGAAAAACAGGACTCAGCTCAATATTGTGAGGTTATGCATCAAAGATTTGCATAACGCTCGGATTTTTACGCCTTTGCTGTCGGCTTCTGCTCAGTCTTTGAAAACGCTTATTGTTTGCCGGAGCTCCGGTAACTGGGACAAAGTTTTCCAGTCTCTACAAGAGAAAACTTCCAGTTCGGCTTCCATTTCAGAGATCCAGATTGAAAATGTACAAATGGGTGATGCAGGACTAATCGCAATCTCCGCTCTTTGTCCTCAGCTCCAAGTTCTTCAGCTAAGCCGTACCACCGACTGCACCGACGATGGACTGTCGGCAATCGCCGCTTCTTGTAAGAGTCTCAGGAAGCTGCATATAGATGCTTGGAGCAGATTCGGCGGTCGTACTATAAGTAACGACGGCGTATTAGCTATTGGTAGCCACTGTTTAGGGCTGCAGGAATTGGTGCTTATGGGTGTTCCTGTGAGTAGTTTATCTCTAACTCTCCTGGCCTCGAATTGTCGAGTACTCGAGAGATTAGCCCTTTGTAACTCCGATTCGGTTGGTGATTCTGAAATGGGAATCATTGCAGCGAAATTCATAGCGTTAAAGAAGCTCTGCATAAAGAACTGTCCGATCACGGAGTCCGGTATTGAAGCCATAGGAAGTGGCTGTCCGAATTTGGTGAAACTGAAGGTGAAAAGATGCAGAGCGATAAGTGAAGCAAGTGTTAGGAAACTGAGAGTGCAGAGGAGTTCAGTGGTGGTTTCGGTTGATCGAGGTTCAATGGTGTTGCTTGGAGAAAGAATGTTGGTTCCACAAGACGAAGAGATTACTAGAATTAGAGCAGCGAACACCGGGagagcagcagcagcagcagcaacgGATGTTATTTGCAGTAGCAGAAGTGCTTTTTTCTTGAAGTCTAGATTTGAAAATGCTCTTCAACTTGGTAGGAGAAGAAGACCCAGTTAA
- the LOC126668569 gene encoding uncharacterized protein LOC126668569, with the protein METQGEEFHSNLISTTHIPPDSNIIPSEIPNRLPDLNIPIEQISSEIESSQISDSENNFKLRRCLTSTQRSIIFESLLLQSVGTIAVKLNMMRLSRGLASQFDISRKTVSRIWKKEKECIENESTVDVSMKPRVRRKRVEITFDQISAIPLRDRTNIRRMSTVLKILKSTTHRRIQEGAIRARSNSLKPFLTEDNKKLRLKFCVFMINQDTVDSQPMFTNMYDYVHIDEKWFYLIKVSQIFYLHPQEIKPLRTCKSKRFITKVMFLGAVARPRITAANEQFSGKIGIFPFVFKEPAKRSSKNRLAGTLETKAIQNINKDVIR; encoded by the exons ATGGAAACCCAAGGAGAAGAATTTCATTCCAATTTGATATCAACAACACATATACCACCAGATAGCAATATTATTCCTTCTGAAATACCAAATCGTCTTCCAGACTTAAACATTCCCATTGAACAAATATCAAGTGAAATTGAAAGCTCTCAAATTAGCGAttctgaaaataattttaaactacGAAGGTGTTTAACAAGTACTCAAAGAAGCATCATTTTTGAATCTCTGCTTTTACAAAGTGTTGGAACAATTGCTGTAAAACTGAATAtgatgaggctgagtcgcggactag CATCCCAGTTTGATATAAGCAGAAAAACTGTTAGCCGAATttggaagaaagaaaaagaatgtATTGAAAATGAATCTACTGTTGATGTCTCCATGAAACCACGAGTACGTCGCAAACGAGTTGAAATTACGTTTGATCAAATTTCTGCAATTCCACTTCGTGATCGTACAAATATTCGGAGAATGTCTactgttttaaaaattttaaaatcgacAACCCATAGACGGATTCAAGAAGGTGCAATAAGAGCTCGCTCAAATTCTTTGAAGCCTTTTTTAACCGAAGACAACAAAAAATTAAGACTcaaattttgtgtttttatgaTTAATCAAGATACTGTTGATTCACAACCAATGTTCACTAATATGTATGATTATGTACACATTGATGAAAAGTGGTTCTATTTAATTAAGGTTTCACAAATTTTTTACCTTCATCCTCAAGAAATCAAACCTTTACGTACTTGTAAAAGTAAAAGGTTTATTACGAAGGTAATGTTTTTAGGTGCAGTTGCTCGACCAAGAATTACTGCAGCCAACGAACAATTTTCTGGAAAAATTGGtatttttccttttgtttttaaGGAACCAGCAAAAAGAAGCAGTAAAAATCGACTCGCTGGAACTTTGGAAACAAAGGCCatacaaaatattaataaaGACGTAATTCGCTAG